Proteins co-encoded in one Bremerella sp. TYQ1 genomic window:
- a CDS encoding cytochrome-c peroxidase, which produces MLRTFSLLIVLLLCLPAERALAQSTYYSDVPLGIDWIIVPDDNPVTAAKVSLGKQLFFDPRLSGNATVSCASCHDPNKGWADDRRFSPGAHNELTTRNVPTIVNVGLHRTFFWDGRASSLEEQALAPLTNPLEMDNDLTQLENRLRGIKGYRSQFEAIFPDGVTASNVAKALATFQRTLVAGETTYDRFRGGHANALEGEIGQGSGIFFGKAHCGNCHIAKVYTDHQFHNIGTGLDGLRQEPGLSAITGRQEDVGKFRTPLLRDLARTAPYFHDGSKATLEEVVDFYNEGGGKNPRLDPHIVPLNLTPGEKKALVTFLREGLRSNVYPQIEKPNLPR; this is translated from the coding sequence ATGCTTCGCACCTTCTCTCTATTGATCGTCCTGCTTCTGTGCCTGCCGGCCGAAAGGGCACTCGCGCAGTCGACTTATTACAGTGATGTGCCGCTGGGGATTGATTGGATCATTGTGCCGGACGACAACCCAGTGACGGCCGCCAAAGTGTCGCTCGGTAAACAGCTGTTCTTCGACCCGCGACTTTCCGGCAATGCAACAGTCAGTTGTGCAAGCTGTCACGATCCGAACAAAGGCTGGGCGGACGATCGGCGGTTTTCGCCAGGGGCCCATAACGAACTGACGACGCGAAACGTGCCTACCATTGTGAACGTGGGACTGCATCGTACGTTCTTTTGGGATGGTCGTGCTTCTTCTCTGGAAGAGCAAGCCCTTGCTCCGCTGACCAATCCGCTGGAGATGGACAACGATCTGACGCAGCTTGAAAATCGCTTACGCGGGATCAAGGGTTATCGAAGCCAATTCGAGGCGATCTTTCCAGATGGAGTAACGGCATCCAACGTGGCCAAAGCACTTGCGACGTTCCAGCGAACGCTTGTTGCCGGAGAAACGACCTACGACCGTTTTCGAGGAGGACATGCCAACGCTTTGGAAGGCGAGATCGGCCAAGGCAGCGGGATCTTCTTTGGGAAAGCACACTGCGGCAATTGTCACATCGCGAAGGTCTATACCGACCATCAGTTTCACAACATCGGCACGGGGCTCGATGGCCTCCGCCAAGAGCCAGGACTGTCAGCGATCACCGGTCGTCAGGAAGACGTGGGCAAGTTCCGCACGCCGCTGCTCAGAGACTTGGCGCGAACGGCTCCTTATTTTCACGACGGCAGCAAAGCAACGCTGGAAGAAGTGGTCGACTTCTATAACGAAGGAGGCGGCAAGAATCCTCGACTCGATCCGCACATCGTTCCGCTTAATTTAACGCCGGGCGAGAAGAAAGCACTCGTCACGTTCTTACGCGAAGGGCTTCGCAGCAACGTTTATCCGCAGATCGAAAAGCCGAATTTGCCACGATAA